From Methylomonas sp. EFPC3, a single genomic window includes:
- a CDS encoding CusA/CzcA family heavy metal efflux RND transporter, translating into MIAALIRTALHYRWIVLISAMALVTLGLWSFSQMKIDAYPDISSQMVQVITTYPGRAPEEVERQVTIPVEIAMRNVPKVETIRSRTIFGLSVVQMIFEEGTESYWARQRVQEKLSSLALPDGAEAELGPLATAYGEMLRYELVSDGRYDLMELRTLNDWVVIPRFLRAAGVAEVSNFGGYEKQHGVLLNPAQLLRYGLSVNDVVEAIQTNNASAGGSVLSRGSMSFVIRGRGALQSEQEIGSIFIKSIGGTPIYVRDVADVRLDSKVPAGIFSKNTTDEAVEGIVLLRKGENPSEVLGRVQAAVDELNNEGLPEGVRVEPYYDRSNLINSTLHTVSHSVTLGIGLVVLVLLAFLGRPSLAMLVALTIPFSLLFALVLMYGAGIPIGLLSIGAIDFGIIVDGAVIMSENIARRLDEREHAVSDERRSVGQTVLAAALEVERPVFFSILMVVGAFLPLLTLTHIEGLLFRPMAMTIVFALLGAALFALLVVPVLATMLFRNGYREWENPVLIWLSEHYARVLSWAMHHRWPMVISSTVALFAVLAVVVPRMGSEFLPYMDEGVVWVRANFPEGTSLQQTSQFGQRLRQVALEFPDIEFVAVQTGRNDSGTDPYPPSRIEMMVGPKSRDQWTQFTRKQELVAALGTRFRSEFPTTRFNFTQPIIDSVTEDANGTSANMAIEFSGMDSDVLLGLARRAETLLKKVPGAMDVNIEQEGPQPQLVIEPDRALCARYNVSIEDVTLLIDTAIGGAPIGTLYEGERRFDIATRFAPEHLDSPQALGRLPVYNSDGVPIPLAQVARINIVDGQTMIARADGRRRLTVRSDIVGRDQGGFVAEAQRLFDQEIQVPPGYRATWLGMFENLKRAGEHFKLLVPATIAVIYLLLLAMFASQRAALILLLAIPFAFVGGAVALYLRGMNINVSSGVGFAAVFGVSIMNGVLIVRTITDLRLQGIALEEAIRQGSVRCLRPILIASLVAILGLVPASLATGLGSDVQRPLATVIVWGLFSATVMTLLLVPILYRLFVPRLPVSDVGKNEWTGV; encoded by the coding sequence ATGATTGCCGCGTTGATTCGTACCGCATTGCACTACCGCTGGATCGTGCTGATTAGCGCGATGGCATTGGTCACACTTGGGCTGTGGTCGTTCAGCCAGATGAAGATTGACGCTTATCCCGACATTTCATCGCAGATGGTGCAGGTGATTACTACCTATCCTGGGCGTGCGCCGGAAGAGGTGGAACGGCAAGTGACGATTCCGGTCGAAATCGCCATGCGCAATGTGCCCAAGGTCGAGACCATACGTTCCCGCACCATCTTCGGCTTGTCGGTGGTACAAATGATCTTTGAGGAAGGCACCGAGAGCTATTGGGCTAGACAACGGGTTCAGGAAAAACTGTCTAGTTTAGCCTTGCCGGATGGTGCTGAAGCGGAACTTGGACCATTGGCCACCGCCTATGGCGAGATGCTGCGCTATGAACTGGTTTCCGATGGCCGTTATGACTTGATGGAATTGCGCACCCTCAACGATTGGGTGGTAATTCCCCGTTTTCTAAGAGCGGCGGGCGTGGCCGAGGTATCGAATTTCGGTGGCTACGAAAAACAGCACGGCGTGTTGTTGAATCCTGCGCAACTGTTACGTTACGGCCTGTCGGTCAATGATGTGGTGGAAGCCATTCAGACCAATAACGCTAGTGCTGGCGGCAGCGTGCTGTCTCGCGGCAGCATGTCCTTTGTGATTCGTGGCCGTGGAGCGCTGCAAAGTGAACAGGAAATCGGTTCAATCTTTATCAAGTCAATTGGCGGAACGCCTATCTATGTTCGCGATGTCGCCGATGTGCGCCTGGACTCCAAAGTGCCAGCGGGTATTTTCAGTAAAAACACCACCGATGAAGCGGTCGAAGGTATCGTGCTGCTACGCAAGGGCGAAAATCCGTCCGAAGTCTTGGGCCGCGTCCAAGCCGCCGTCGACGAACTCAATAACGAAGGCTTGCCCGAAGGTGTACGGGTTGAACCCTATTATGATCGTAGCAACCTGATCAATAGCACCTTGCATACCGTTAGCCATAGTGTGACACTTGGCATAGGCTTGGTGGTACTGGTATTGCTGGCCTTCTTGGGGCGTCCGTCTTTGGCGATGCTGGTCGCATTGACCATTCCATTTTCATTGCTGTTCGCTTTGGTGCTGATGTACGGTGCCGGTATTCCAATAGGCTTGTTATCGATTGGTGCTATCGACTTTGGGATTATTGTTGATGGTGCGGTGATCATGTCGGAAAACATCGCTCGGCGTTTGGACGAGCGAGAACACGCGGTTTCCGACGAACGCCGTAGTGTTGGCCAAACGGTGTTGGCTGCGGCATTGGAAGTCGAACGTCCGGTATTTTTCTCGATTTTGATGGTCGTTGGTGCGTTCTTACCGCTGTTAACCTTGACCCATATCGAAGGTTTGCTGTTTCGACCCATGGCAATGACCATCGTGTTCGCGCTGCTCGGTGCCGCGCTGTTTGCCTTGTTGGTTGTGCCTGTTTTGGCTACCATGCTGTTTCGTAATGGCTATCGCGAATGGGAAAACCCGGTATTGATCTGGTTATCGGAACACTATGCGAGGGTTTTGTCATGGGCGATGCATCACCGCTGGCCCATGGTCATTAGTTCTACGGTGGCATTGTTCGCTGTACTCGCAGTAGTCGTACCACGCATGGGCAGCGAGTTTTTGCCTTACATGGACGAAGGCGTGGTTTGGGTGCGAGCCAATTTCCCGGAAGGCACGTCATTACAGCAAACCTCGCAGTTTGGTCAGCGTCTCCGGCAAGTCGCGTTGGAATTCCCGGATATTGAATTCGTCGCCGTGCAAACCGGACGTAACGATAGCGGTACCGATCCTTATCCGCCTAGCCGGATTGAGATGATGGTTGGCCCCAAATCCCGCGATCAATGGACACAATTTACACGCAAGCAGGAATTGGTCGCCGCATTGGGTACACGTTTTCGTAGCGAGTTTCCGACCACCCGTTTTAACTTCACCCAACCGATTATTGATAGCGTGACCGAAGATGCCAATGGCACCTCGGCCAATATGGCCATCGAATTTTCTGGGATGGACTCCGATGTGCTACTAGGTCTGGCCCGTCGCGCTGAAACCCTGCTCAAAAAGGTACCCGGCGCTATGGATGTCAACATAGAACAAGAGGGGCCGCAGCCTCAGTTAGTGATCGAGCCCGACCGAGCGTTATGCGCCCGTTATAACGTCAGTATTGAAGATGTCACTTTGCTGATCGATACCGCTATTGGCGGTGCGCCAATTGGTACGCTTTACGAAGGCGAACGCCGTTTTGACATTGCCACGCGTTTTGCCCCTGAACATCTGGACTCGCCGCAAGCCTTGGGTCGCTTGCCGGTCTACAATTCCGATGGTGTACCGATTCCATTAGCTCAGGTCGCTCGCATTAACATCGTTGATGGACAAACCATGATCGCCAGAGCCGATGGTCGTCGCCGACTGACCGTACGAAGCGATATTGTGGGTCGCGATCAAGGTGGATTCGTCGCCGAGGCTCAGCGCTTATTTGATCAAGAAATCCAGGTGCCGCCAGGCTACCGAGCGACTTGGTTAGGCATGTTTGAAAACCTCAAACGTGCGGGCGAGCACTTCAAGTTACTGGTACCGGCCACTATCGCGGTGATTTATCTTTTGTTGTTAGCAATGTTCGCATCCCAGCGAGCCGCTTTGATATTGCTGTTGGCCATCCCGTTTGCCTTTGTTGGTGGGGCGGTCGCTTTGTACCTACGGGGCATGAATATCAATGTTTCATCGGGGGTGGGTTTCGCTGCCGTATTTGGCGTATCGATCATGAACGGTGTACTCATCGTGCGTACCATCACTGATTTAAGGCTGCAGGGAATAGCCCTCGAAGAGGCGATTCGGCAGGGTTCAGTCCGATGTTTGCGTCCAATTTTGATCGCCTCGCTGGTGGCTATTCTTGGTTTGGTACCTGCGTCCTTAGCGACCGGCCTGGGTTCCGATGTTCAACGGCCATTAGCAACGGTCATTGTTTGGGGTTTGTTTAGCGCAACCGTGATGACCTTATTGTTGGTTCCTATTCTTTATCGGCTTTTTGTCCCACGGTTACCAGTATCGGATGTTGGTAAAAACGAGTGGACAGGTGTTTAG
- a CDS encoding efflux RND transporter periplasmic adaptor subunit: protein MTTPFSNQKLTFLKLKPAIWLLAVGIGAVAVWRWQGQDLPDKPSPKVDAVSLAGPGLIAVQPGIPLEKKLELTTVKQERISSPLLSVTGAVMARLRSGVGLVEDRWQFSSVELSAIYADWQKAGTEMEFAAKQLTKTRELTAAQLTSQTKVVDRLRKLVATGTEAARDLSAAEASLLQTQLEGQKAVFEAESALTQATHSHADFERHLLQAGIDPALLQKVPTGASLVMADVPEVRIGLVAVGQGCEARFYGLNNQVFKGTVRSLSPALSPERRTLRVYFELNDPDNKLKPGMYAEIGLGTDPRTAILAPADGILHITDGDYVLTEAQTGIWKVTEVQVGERAGDRVEILDGLTGGERMIGNGAILLKPLVVQALLKIQQSPATSGASQP from the coding sequence ATGACAACCCCATTTTCAAATCAAAAACTGACTTTTTTAAAATTAAAACCCGCCATTTGGCTATTGGCTGTCGGTATCGGCGCAGTAGCCGTGTGGCGATGGCAAGGGCAAGACCTGCCCGATAAACCCAGTCCAAAAGTCGATGCGGTGTCACTGGCCGGACCAGGTTTGATTGCTGTGCAACCGGGTATCCCGCTGGAGAAAAAGCTGGAACTGACGACGGTGAAACAGGAGCGCATCAGCTCGCCTTTGTTGTCGGTGACAGGGGCGGTCATGGCACGTCTTCGTTCAGGTGTCGGGCTGGTTGAAGATCGTTGGCAGTTCAGTAGCGTCGAGTTATCGGCCATCTATGCGGATTGGCAAAAAGCCGGGACAGAAATGGAATTTGCGGCCAAGCAGTTGACCAAGACGCGGGAATTGACCGCAGCCCAACTTACTTCGCAAACCAAGGTCGTGGATCGCTTGCGCAAATTGGTGGCAACCGGCACCGAGGCTGCGCGTGATTTAAGCGCCGCCGAAGCCAGCCTGTTGCAAACCCAGTTAGAAGGACAAAAAGCAGTCTTCGAGGCCGAAAGCGCGTTGACCCAAGCCACGCATAGCCATGCCGATTTCGAACGGCATTTATTACAAGCTGGGATTGATCCAGCGTTGTTGCAAAAAGTCCCGACCGGCGCTTCGCTGGTCATGGCCGATGTACCCGAAGTCCGTATTGGCTTGGTTGCTGTCGGGCAAGGCTGTGAAGCCCGCTTTTATGGTTTAAACAACCAAGTATTCAAAGGCACGGTACGCAGCTTATCGCCCGCACTGTCGCCCGAACGACGCACATTGAGGGTGTACTTTGAGTTGAACGACCCGGATAACAAGTTGAAGCCGGGTATGTACGCTGAAATTGGCCTGGGCACTGATCCTAGGACAGCAATATTGGCACCCGCAGATGGCATTCTGCATATCACGGATGGCGATTATGTGTTGACCGAAGCCCAAACGGGCATCTGGAAAGTCACCGAAGTTCAGGTGGGTGAGCGGGCTGGAGACCGGGTTGAAATTCTGGATGGTTTGACGGGCGGCGAACGCATGATTGGCAATGGTGCCATTCTGTTGAAACCTTTAGTCGTACAGGCATTGTTGAAAATACAACAAAGTCCAGCAACCAGCGGAGCCAGTCAGCCATGA
- a CDS encoding TolC family protein encodes MDHYLVFTVDMKTTKNTTTLAWHNDFCSRQPSKRAQKHFALRTMLFAALTMSGLECIAEDTKAVPLPLFVNDADQSTSESVASRASKNSPVESTPDEAHELSLNAAIQLALEADPQIRAGVEAVRQAEADVVTADLPPNPSLSTSGSLMPLNRPFTVDRQGGPPQFDIGMSFPVDWFLFGKRAAAVMAAEKGVDVAAADFSELVRQRIAGTIAAFYDVLEAQSALALAREDFSNLSEVEKITANRVELGGVGTVELDRVRLSIFSSRREVRAREVALEGAFSRLRSFLGYTQAVPLKIDGSLDVPSPITPLDSLAIFAIAEDNRPDIQALKHQITQAEANIELAEVSAYPAITPKVGYTRQFQEKAIGYPDANSWGIGVDVTVPLFDRNQGNIAKARSAKVQSELNLSAQLVNLRAEIDQAIKAYESAYQVLISDDPGQLEAARNVRDKIRTAYELGGKTLMEVLDAQRTYRETYRLHIAGRSNYWHSLYALNAALGKQVLK; translated from the coding sequence ATGGATCATTATTTGGTTTTTACAGTAGATATGAAAACAACTAAAAACACTACGACGTTGGCGTGGCATAACGACTTCTGCTCTCGACAGCCTTCAAAACGGGCACAAAAGCATTTTGCCTTGCGAACGATGCTTTTTGCAGCACTGACGATGAGCGGACTCGAATGTATCGCCGAGGATACTAAAGCGGTTCCATTACCGTTATTCGTAAACGACGCTGACCAATCGACCAGTGAGTCTGTCGCCAGCCGTGCGTCAAAAAATAGTCCGGTCGAAAGTACACCCGACGAGGCACACGAACTGTCGCTGAATGCTGCCATCCAATTAGCGCTGGAAGCCGACCCACAGATTCGCGCAGGCGTTGAAGCCGTGCGTCAAGCCGAAGCGGATGTCGTCACAGCAGATTTGCCGCCCAATCCAAGTCTGTCGACCAGTGGCTCGTTGATGCCATTGAATAGGCCCTTCACCGTGGACCGTCAAGGCGGTCCGCCACAGTTCGACATCGGCATGTCGTTTCCGGTGGATTGGTTTTTGTTTGGTAAACGCGCAGCGGCGGTGATGGCCGCCGAGAAAGGCGTCGATGTCGCAGCGGCTGATTTTTCCGAGCTGGTTCGCCAGCGGATTGCCGGTACGATTGCCGCGTTTTATGACGTATTGGAAGCCCAATCCGCGCTGGCATTGGCGCGCGAAGATTTCAGCAATTTATCCGAAGTAGAGAAAATAACCGCCAATCGCGTTGAATTGGGGGGTGTCGGCACCGTTGAACTGGATCGTGTGCGTTTGTCCATATTCAGCAGTCGTCGTGAAGTGCGTGCGCGTGAAGTTGCGCTGGAAGGTGCATTCAGCCGATTGCGTAGCTTTTTGGGCTATACACAGGCGGTTCCTTTAAAAATTGACGGCAGCCTGGATGTGCCGTCACCTATAACTCCGCTCGATTCTTTAGCCATCTTTGCCATTGCCGAAGACAATCGCCCAGACATCCAGGCGCTGAAACACCAGATAACCCAAGCCGAAGCCAACATCGAGCTGGCGGAAGTCAGCGCTTATCCGGCCATTACGCCTAAAGTCGGTTATACCCGCCAATTTCAGGAAAAGGCTATCGGTTATCCCGATGCCAACTCCTGGGGTATTGGGGTGGACGTGACGGTGCCGTTGTTTGACCGCAATCAGGGCAACATTGCCAAGGCAAGGTCGGCCAAAGTTCAATCAGAACTCAATTTGAGTGCCCAACTCGTTAACCTTCGCGCTGAAATCGACCAAGCGATTAAAGCCTATGAAAGCGCTTACCAGGTACTCATCAGTGACGATCCGGGTCAGCTCGAAGCGGCGCGTAATGTCCGCGACAAAATTCGCACCGCCTATGAATTGGGTGGCAAGACGTTAATGGAAGTCCTGGATGCACAGCGTACCTATCGTGAAACCTATCGGCTTCATATCGCCGGTCGTTCCAACTACTGGCATTCACTTTATGCACTCAACGCCGCTCTGGGTAAACAGGTTCTAAAATGA